TCTTTGAAGTGTGTACAATAAGAACTGAAGACGTAACTGACCCCAATCTACAAGAGCAAAATCTGCTGCAAAGTTTGCTCCTAGAAATAGTGCAGATTGCTACGAATATTTTTTTCACTCTAGTGCCTAACGGAGATAAGATTTGCTAGTTTGAGCCTTGGTGAGTTTGCCTGATTTATTAGAAAACATACTTTGTACGGGTTTAATGCAACATATAAATTCACACAGAActaacattttgtaacatttaccaTACTTTTGCGCATGCGTAAAAAAGGTATGAAGTTAAATGGTTTATCATGttttaaccctgctaaatttctgtaatgaacttgtccatctttcaatttggatagtactaTTAGCAGTTAAAAGGGGTACTCACCTATAAGATAccgactgaacagcgaacagaggagatcttgatcagactgcacggatgtgcaagttgatcatgatctgcactggtcgcaaaggcagactcaatcgtATATAGAATAATAAGGGTTGAAATTGTAACTATATATTACATatgtaaacattattattacataTGCAAACATTGTCATATATGCAAACTAGCGCATTTGTATATGAAAGTATACAGAATAATTTTTAATGTGTTTGATTTAaactattaaggtagttctgcacgttcggatcgattttttctacaatgtagaatttgattatcccttattttcatataattagaaaatccagcaaataaaaagaaaatggtcgtgtgcttgatttttttacaagtagactgatttgaaaatactGTACCTCACGCAGTTTTTCAGAATGGGAGTCTATGCGAAAaacacaactttcataacatttttgcgaacaGAAGTTTTTCCACAAtgttgattttgatgaaatttctcacagtcgtaaatagaaatattgtctctAATgcggtaaataaaatatagaggTTTATCTGCATTTTTGAAGTATTTGACTATGGTTAAAGTTatctattttgaaatatttaacaggTCAGATGTTTAGATATCATTTTAATCTTATAAAGATTGTCATAATTTACGCACGGGttgtcaaaaattcataaaatcattttcatttcagtacgcagaatccagactttattctaaGTTTTCCGGAAAAATAACATTACGCAATCACTCTCGGTTTATCAGTCGTGCATAACTATCTCGAAACAATAAAATTAAGACAGTTGTAAGATGTATTCCCAACAATtaactttaacattttatgaGGTGTTAATTGAGGACATCTTACAATATTCTAGAACTACTttcagaacaagtaaaattttgtcaGACAAGTAAATTCTTTAGATTGCACTTACACAGTAGACTTATAGAAAACAACCAGAGATATAAACCATAGTTATATCTGAACCTGATTGAATATATTCCGGCTGAATGGACATACAACACTATGATCATCTTTGTAAAATTTATTGTGCCTTGTTAACTTCTTCCCTTTATCTGTCCAAACAGGActgtatttcagaaatgtttcGTTCGGATAACACAACACTGGAAGGCGCTGCTGATTTTGTGGAACTCATTGGAAATTACACAGAGGATCGAAGTTTTTCTCTTGATAATGTAACCACCGATCCAGGATACCCTTGGGATTACAAGTACTTCTATTTCTTCGACTACGAGGCGTGGTACAATCAATTTCGTTTCAAATTGGAATTATTTCTATGGACAAAGCTGACCCTTGTTCTAGCTATTGTGTGTATTCTTGGCAATGTTCTTATCATAATTGTTCTCACGCAGAAAACTAGCAGAATTTTTTCAACGTCAATTTTTATATGTTCCCTTGCGTTTTCCGACATGTTCATTAGTATATATTTGTTAGAAGGGTTTTTGATTTCGAACGGTTATATAGTAAAGGCATACCATGAGGTCGACTGCCTCTTCCGGCTCTTCTTGCCTAGGGCAGGATCAAGGGCGTCAAGCATGATGTTGGCCGTTATTTCTATCGAGAGAGCCGTGAGTGTTAAAATTCCGCATAAAGTCAAACTGATATTTACCGTAAAAGCCGCGCGACTGATCGTCACCGCTGTATGGTTTATTGCCATCTCAACAACGGGCTTAACTACGTATGTGTACACCTACGTTATTTTTAGGGATACGCCACAATGTCTAATtgatcaaacaaacaaaagaatagcGTATAGGGTAAACTTTTTTATCGGCAAAACACTCCTTATTGGTGCGTGGATCGTAAATTTGGTTTGTATGATTTATATAATTAAGGCACTAACAAAAAATGTCGTTGGAAAggacaaatcaaacaaaaaacgAATAAAATCCGTCACCAAAACCTTACTTATTGTAAACATCGTTTATTTCCTGTGCGTGACGCCTGACTTGTGTTACAATACCTACATTTTCGTGCTTAGAAATGTAATCTACGTCAGATGGTCTTTTATTGAATACAGCAACCATTTTAATGCCAACAATATAATGATACTTATCGGTTATTGCAACAATGTTTCGAACTTCTTCATTTATTTTCTGAGTGGCTCAAAATTTCGGAGTGAAACTAAAGATTACTTTCTGTCGTGCctgagaaaaacaaaaacacagaaCTGATCGATAAAAAAATCCTAGATTTGAGACTCGACATGACAAAATACACGTTTTATATCATGCATGAAACGGTTGCCGTTTTTTTCCCTCCGGCCGTAGAACgatattgatttcatctttaaCATTTTGTAAATGCCTGAGGTGAAGGTCATTTGACAGCTttataaaactgtacattttgattggttggtggaaaattccacaggttttcgaatggcataaatcatattttcttaagaggtgtgcaggtgctctgagctttATTCTTAAGACAGTATAATCTATTGCAAGACTCCTCAGGAAAAGCATGCGTCATAAACTGAATCCCCTCGGTAATGAAACGGTTCTGCCATTCTGATATGGAGTAATCTCCCGCAGACGATTTACAGTGAACTCGTCCCCATTTTTGTCATTTCGTATCCCTGGAAgatttcacattgttttatttgtCCCCCACATTTTGGTCCCTCCATTTTTAGCCTTAATATTAGATTAATATAAGTATGGCGTAAAATTTGTTTTCTGGAAAATATGTTctacagaaaaaaacatgaaaattttacttataAAACTACAGTTTGGTTTGGTTTGGTTTATAattacccgatcgtatgtaaaagcgCGGAGTgaatgcacgtttcgtagcttaaagtgtgcactAACTAATGCAACTGTGTATCTTCTTTAAAGACACTGCTTGTTCGTAATTATCATGCACAAACACCTTTTAAGAAAGATTTAAATGCACACTATACATTTCAAATTGAAAGCTAAACGAATGCACCACATTTCTTTTGAAAGTTGTATACGTGTTTATCATTCTCGTATACCAGAGCTCTACCATGGTTCCCCGATAGAACTCTTAACGGGTACCATGTCGACTCATGGCATACGgcatacggccttcgtgatatattcttacgcataagaactcaaacacacgggttattctacgataaaccacacttgggaacttattatttcttaattactctTTTTTGTAGACAACATTATTTAAAGCGTAATTTTACCGCGTGGCATTGATGTTTCTCGCCTTTCTCGGTGACTTTAATTTGAGTGTACTGACAACACACAATTTAGCTTTTAAGATCAAAGTTTTATATCTttcttgaaatgaaatatccTTTCGACTGCCGCTATCAGATACTGATGCGCTACAAGAACAGCATTTTCGCCGTGATGTTTTGCTGAAAGCCCTCCAGAGACTTTTTTTGCGTACCAGAAAAATTGGGTTGCCTATTTCCATAGTCAAGTAATGCAGAGTTTTGGTGAAAATCAGTTTATCTCGCAGTTGAACAAAAAAGATGATCCCTAAAACATACTATCAAtattataaaaaggtgttttaacaatACTCGAGCGCgataatctctctgttaacacacgttctCTCAAGAACATCAGTTGATGCTAGAATATACATTTAGATGTTTCATGGACATAGTCAGTGTTACACCATATATTTTGATCTTGTATGATTTAATTTTTTCGTTGTGCACTTTTATTCTTGTTGAAAATAGTTTTGTTActtattttgttcatttgtccaatttatttatatttctattttatttttttatcttttttatcttgTTAACGTATACTGTTTATTACACTATGGTGTGCAAGTATTTAGTATCTGAAAGGGCTGTGAATAAGCATGTGTAATCTTAAAGAATTAAGTAATGATATAAACAAAACACATATATGTTTCatgcccgcctgcttagctcagtagggagagcggaGATCTACGGAACGCGGGGCTGTGAGTTTCATACCTAGACGAGACGTAATTCTGTGATTTGACTGGTTACAAAACTCTGtcttaatttatacattttttttttgatagttcAATCAATTCGGCTTGCCAGTAAGACAGGTGGAGTCTAGAAGAAATCTTCAGCCTAAAGACAAGACAAAGTCAAAGCTGTCATTTCATATGAATACGGGTGCATTTGTGTATGTCAATGTTTTCAAAGGACTTTTCttacaataaaagaaaaataatattgcaagataCAAGGAGATCATGAATCTTCCATGCGGTATTCCTAAGAACGATGAATGACTCATATGTACATAGTTTTAGCTAAATTATGAAGGATAGTtacttttatcttattttttttctacttatttatttatttattttttttatttatttatttgtttgttttgttattgttttcatgtATTGATATGATATGCATCTAACAGTTACGATCACTTTTGCTCTAAATTCCAGTATTACGAACAATCCTAATAGAACGACCATCCATTGCAGAATTTTCACTTTGGTGTCATatggaaataaattttctttGACAAGCATATAaaaatgaagttttgaaattattattgttaCATTGAAGTAATTAGTTTGAAGctcttttattgttatttttattaatgttttatatgtcTGTTAATCATTATTGTTGTGAGTCGGCCGAGAGTTATTGTTGTAataatgtatttgtttctttgtaCCAGGCGACCTACTTTGTCTTATATCTTACATGTTTAAACGAAgggagtttttttgtttgtttgattcttGTAATGTATGCCAAGTGATATTTTCATTGTATACCATCACGAGCTAACGACATCAGTAGCTCATGCCATAGAAATGTTAAATAGCTTTAACATaaaggcccggatccagaaaaaAATGACTGGGTGGGTACCAGTTTAGAATAGACGTTAACAGCCAGGCGCGATAGCGGGTAGGACAGAGATGGGGCTTCTGACCATGTAAGGGATTCAGAGGTGTCTCTCcttgacatttttgaaatgcaTGTATGAAATAGTGGACTTAGGGGCA
This Mercenaria mercenaria strain notata chromosome 17, MADL_Memer_1, whole genome shotgun sequence DNA region includes the following protein-coding sequences:
- the LOC123537179 gene encoding melanocyte-stimulating hormone receptor-like, yielding MFRSDNTTLEGAADFVELIGNYTEDRSFSLDNVTTDPGYPWDYKYFYFFDYEAWYNQFRFKLELFLWTKLTLVLAIVCILGNVLIIIVLTQKTSRIFSTSIFICSLAFSDMFISIYLLEGFLISNGYIVKAYHEVDCLFRLFLPRAGSRASSMMLAVISIERAVSVKIPHKVKLIFTVKAARLIVTAVWFIAISTTGLTTYVYTYVIFRDTPQCLIDQTNKRIAYRVNFFIGKTLLIGAWIVNLVCMIYIIKALTKNVVGKDKSNKKRIKSVTKTLLIVNIVYFLCVTPDLCYNTYIFVLRNVIYVRWSFIEYSNHFNANNIMILIGYCNNVSNFFIYFLSGSKFRSETKDYFLSCLRKTKTQN